The following nucleotide sequence is from Tardiphaga alba.
CGCCGAACCCTGCCCGGTTTCGAAATACATGACATTATCGCCCACCGTACCGCGCTTCAGCGACAGGCCGGCGTCATGCGCTTCCTTGAGCAGCGCGAGGTCGATGCCAAAACTCTTGTTCGCCGCTTGCGTGCCCGCGATGGACTGGAAGACGAGATCGACGGGCGCGCCTTGCGCGATCAGGTCGATGGACGTGGTCACATGGGTCAGCACGCAGCTTTGGGTAGGGATAGCGAGTTTGACGATGACGTCATCGAGCAGCCGCACCAGCCGGCCGAGCACCGCGGGATCGTCGCTGGCCGGATTGATGCCGATACAGGCATCGCCGGCGCCGAGCAGCAGCCCGTCGAGCACCGACGCCGATACGCCGCGGATATCGTCGAAAGGATGGTTCGGCTGCAGCCGCACGCTCATGCGGCCGCGCAGGCCAATGGTGTTGCGGAAGCGGGTCACGACCTCGCATTTCTTCGCCACCAGGATCAGATCCTGATTGCGCATCAGCTTCGACACCGCCGCCGCCATTTCCGGCGTGACACCGGGCGCGAGCGCCTTCAGCACCTCAGGTGTCGCAGCATCGGACAGCAGCCAGTCGCGAAGGCCGCCGACCTCGAGTGATGCGATGGACGCAAATGCTGCAGCGTCATGCGTGTCTACGATCAGGCGCGTGACCTCGTCGCTCTCATAGGGGATGACGGCTTCGGTCAGAAATTGCCGGAGCGGGACATCGGCCAGCGCCATCCGCGCGGCGACCATCTGCTCGGCCGTCTCGGCTGCGACACCAGCCAGACGATCGCCGGATCGCGCCGGCGTTGCCTTGGCGAGGAGATCGCGCAGATCCGCGAAGGTGTAGGTCGTGCTGTCGATGCTGTGGCGATAGGTCATGCCGGTATTGTTGGTCATGACCGTCGCCGTGTCCACCGGCAGGGACGCTACATCGTGGCGCCCAGCACCCATGGCGCGAATTCTGCGCTGCCGACATCAAAACCCTCGCTCTTGGTGCGCTGGCCCGATGCGGTGGCGAGGATCAGTTCGAAGATACGCTGGCCGCATTCCTGCACGGTCTCGTCGCCATCGAGCACGGTGCCGCAATTGATGTCCATGTCGTCTTCCATGCGCTTGAACATCGGCGAATTTGTCGCGAGCTTGATCGACGGCGCCGGCTTGCAGCCGAACACGCTGCCGCGGCCGGTGGTGAAGCACACCATATTCGCGCCGCCCGCGACCTGCCCTGTGGCAGCGACCGGGTCGTAGCCGGGCGTGTCCATGAAGACGAAACCCTTCTTGGTGATGGTTTCGGCATAGTTCAGCACATCGACGAGATTGGTGGAGCCGGCCTTGGCCATGGCGCCGAGCGACTTTTCGAGAATCGTGGTGAGGCCACCGG
It contains:
- a CDS encoding ethanolamine ammonia-lyase subunit EutB, producing MTYRHSIDSTTYTFADLRDLLAKATPARSGDRLAGVAAETAEQMVAARMALADVPLRQFLTEAVIPYESDEVTRLIVDTHDAAAFASIASLEVGGLRDWLLSDAATPEVLKALAPGVTPEMAAAVSKLMRNQDLILVAKKCEVVTRFRNTIGLRGRMSVRLQPNHPFDDIRGVSASVLDGLLLGAGDACIGINPASDDPAVLGRLVRLLDDVIVKLAIPTQSCVLTHVTTSIDLIAQGAPVDLVFQSIAGTQAANKSFGIDLALLKEAHDAGLSLKRGTVGDNVMYFETGQGSALSADAHHGVDQQTLEARAYAVARAFSPLLVNSVVGFIGPEYLYDGKEIIRAGLEDHFCGKLLGLPLGVDVCYTNHAEADQDDMDNLLTLLAAAGVNFIMGVPGADDVMLNYQSTSFHDALYVRDLFGLKRAPEFDAWLVQAGIAGSDLRVRERNDLLPGIAAQLIA